From the Pseudomonas sp. SORT22 genome, one window contains:
- a CDS encoding DUF3077 domain-containing protein — MTKPVPDPPLSTQTSTTFGSCNGSHDPLFAVRAGVSSEDALIHTSILLKSAYQTNAHACERVDAEVRGLLWATDAARLSRAIALPSLLL; from the coding sequence ATGACCAAACCCGTCCCCGATCCACCCCTCAGCACCCAAACCAGCACCACCTTCGGCTCCTGCAATGGCAGCCACGATCCGCTGTTCGCTGTGCGTGCCGGCGTCTCGTCCGAAGACGCGCTGATCCACACCTCCATCCTGCTCAAAAGTGCCTACCAGACCAACGCTCACGCCTGTGAACGGGTCGATGCCGAGGTGCGCGGGTTGCTTTGGGCCACCGATGCGGCCCGCTTATCCCGAGCTATAGCGTTACCTTCCCTACTCCTTTGA
- a CDS encoding universal stress protein, translated as MSPLNHVLVATDLSSSARNAAERAALLCKAQPAALDLLYVANPAPYERLKQVLVPDEDLLNRVLETAGENVHALATMLFERYEISAGVQVAPGSVVTEITRVVQDKRSNLLVCGAKGQSLARRLLGSTVQRMLNRMLCPMLVVKQAPRDAYRSVLVPVDFSPSSLRAIELAKKLAPQAEIILLHVYEAPFEGSMRFAHIDQDTLTHYRNVIKKDAVEQLAALSEAAGVGDARQVVVHGDPAWRIVEKEQELDCDLIVIGKQGDSALEELLIGSVTKHVLNESQCDVLVSL; from the coding sequence ATGAGCCCGCTGAACCACGTTCTGGTCGCCACCGACCTGTCTTCTTCCGCCCGCAACGCGGCAGAGCGCGCTGCACTGCTGTGCAAGGCGCAGCCTGCGGCGCTGGACCTGCTGTATGTGGCCAACCCTGCACCCTACGAGCGTTTGAAGCAGGTGCTGGTGCCCGATGAAGATTTACTGAACCGGGTGCTGGAAACCGCCGGCGAAAATGTTCACGCCCTGGCCACGATGCTGTTCGAGCGCTATGAGATCAGCGCGGGCGTGCAGGTGGCGCCCGGCTCGGTGGTGACTGAAATTACCCGGGTGGTGCAGGATAAACGCAGCAACCTGCTGGTGTGTGGGGCTAAGGGCCAGAGCCTGGCCCGGCGCCTGCTGGGCTCGACCGTGCAGCGCATGCTCAACCGCATGCTCTGCCCGATGCTGGTGGTCAAGCAGGCGCCGCGCGACGCTTACCGCAGCGTGCTGGTGCCGGTGGATTTTTCACCCTCGTCGCTGCGCGCCATCGAACTTGCGAAAAAGCTGGCACCGCAGGCCGAGATCATTCTGTTGCATGTGTACGAAGCGCCCTTTGAAGGCAGCATGCGCTTTGCCCACATCGACCAGGACACCCTCACCCACTACCGCAACGTCATCAAGAAAGATGCCGTGGAGCAACTGGCGGCCTTGAGCGAAGCTGCAGGGGTCGGCGATGCCCGCCAGGTCGTGGTGCACGGCGACCCGGCCTGGCGGATTGTCGAGAAAGAGCAGGAGCTGGACTGCGATCTGATCGTGATCGGCAAGCAGGGCGACAGCGCGCTGGAAGAGCTGTTGATCGGCAGCGTTACCAAGCATGTGCTGAATGAATCGCAGTGTGATGTGTTGGTTTCGTTGTAG
- a CDS encoding transposase → MLSSVGIDTAKATLEICIKPQKIRFEVINERPGFDVLIGRLKDFKISRVLIEATGGYEKEVLIALRSAGFETICINPARARKFAEAMGKKAKTDKIDAEVLADFAAHLSAPQGQPISPEREELRELVKQRAQFVQSRDDYKRRRLQCRSAMVMAHFDEHIEQLKVLIKRLDEEIDQAMVQLDDTRARQLLAVSGIGRVTAANLLASLPELGQLDRRQIAALVGVAPYNNDSGSHQGHRQIWGGRAHVRRVLYMSSWIIIRHNTEFKARYEALRERGKCAKVALVACMRVLIVRLNAMLRDNTPWRVQTA, encoded by the coding sequence ATGTTGTCTTCTGTTGGAATCGACACTGCCAAAGCCACGTTGGAAATCTGCATCAAACCTCAGAAAATCCGCTTCGAAGTAATCAATGAGCGCCCGGGCTTTGATGTGCTGATCGGGCGACTGAAGGACTTCAAGATCAGCAGAGTGTTGATTGAAGCGACCGGCGGCTACGAGAAAGAAGTGCTGATTGCATTGCGCTCGGCGGGTTTCGAAACCATCTGCATCAACCCAGCCCGTGCGCGGAAATTCGCCGAGGCGATGGGTAAAAAAGCCAAAACCGACAAGATCGACGCCGAGGTCCTTGCGGACTTCGCAGCACACCTCAGCGCTCCTCAAGGCCAACCGATCAGCCCGGAACGCGAAGAACTGCGCGAGTTGGTGAAGCAGCGCGCCCAATTTGTGCAGAGCCGTGATGACTACAAACGGCGTCGCCTGCAATGCCGCTCGGCAATGGTGATGGCCCACTTTGATGAGCACATCGAGCAGCTGAAAGTGCTGATCAAACGCCTCGACGAAGAAATTGACCAGGCGATGGTGCAACTGGACGACACCAGGGCGCGTCAGTTGTTGGCGGTGAGCGGAATTGGTCGGGTAACCGCCGCAAATCTGCTCGCCTCACTGCCAGAGCTGGGGCAATTGGACCGCCGTCAGATCGCCGCGCTAGTGGGCGTAGCGCCTTACAACAACGATAGCGGTAGCCATCAAGGGCACCGCCAGATATGGGGTGGCCGGGCGCATGTAAGGCGAGTCCTGTACATGTCGAGCTGGATCATCATCCGCCACAATACGGAATTTAAAGCACGCTACGAAGCACTTCGGGAGCGTGGCAAGTGTGCCAAGGTAGCCCTCGTGGCCTGTATGCGGGTGCTGATCGTCAGGCTGAATGCAATGCTGCGGGACAATACCCCTTGGCGAGTGCAAACAGCCTGA
- a CDS encoding helix-turn-helix transcriptional regulator: protein MVLLVCLSGRACFTLNFKEHAVRRGDVLVLAEDTIALLTRRSRGFKVFYCLMPKAFASEVAYPLPNPLFVFLHDHPHCIPARAERPLLDGWLMHMRDIARSCPGYRHIMLRNQLQTFFLKIAEQLPSLEKGRREFSRKEMLSWRFWELIGKNCLRHRDVKFYADALSITPFYLSQLTRAFFNDSPKGLIDRQVTLEIKALLSYSDLAIGQIADRLNFADASYLCRYFKRQTGVSLTGYRRHEQQAGGEG from the coding sequence ATGGTGCTGCTGGTGTGCCTGTCGGGACGTGCCTGCTTCACTCTCAACTTCAAGGAGCATGCAGTTCGCCGTGGCGATGTGCTGGTGCTGGCCGAGGATACTATTGCCTTGCTCACGCGTCGTTCACGCGGCTTCAAGGTGTTTTACTGCCTGATGCCCAAAGCCTTTGCGTCGGAAGTTGCCTACCCGTTGCCCAACCCCTTGTTCGTGTTTCTGCATGACCATCCCCACTGCATACCGGCCAGGGCAGAGCGGCCGCTGCTGGACGGCTGGCTGATGCACATGCGCGATATTGCCCGCAGCTGTCCCGGCTACCGGCACATCATGCTGCGCAACCAGCTGCAGACCTTCTTTTTGAAGATTGCCGAACAACTGCCCAGCCTGGAAAAAGGCCGCAGGGAATTCAGCCGCAAGGAGATGCTCAGTTGGCGCTTCTGGGAACTGATCGGCAAAAACTGCCTGCGCCACCGTGACGTGAAGTTCTATGCCGACGCGCTCAGCATCACGCCGTTCTACCTGTCACAACTCACCAGGGCTTTTTTCAACGACAGCCCCAAAGGCCTGATCGACCGGCAAGTGACCCTGGAGATCAAGGCGCTGCTTTCGTACAGCGACCTTGCGATCGGGCAGATCGCAGACAGGCTCAACTTTGCTGACGCGTCCTACCTGTGCCGCTACTTCAAGCGCCAAACCGGAGTGTCGCTGACGGGCTATCGTAGGCATGAGCAGCAAGCGGGTGGCGAGGGCTAA
- a CDS encoding GNAT family N-acetyltransferase, which produces MRLETPRLLLRPWHADDAADLYEYASDERVGPIAGWPPHTSVEHSAEIIRSVFNHPEVYALQLKDNQRAVGCVGILIGANSNFDISEQEGEIAYWIGVPYWGQGLVPEAVREVMRHGFETLKLKALWCGYFANNSQSFAAQSKCGFRHHHTEENKYNPFLQDYRTEHISCITYPQWLQQYQPAGR; this is translated from the coding sequence ATGAGACTGGAAACACCACGGCTGCTGCTGCGCCCCTGGCACGCCGACGATGCCGCCGACTTGTACGAATACGCCAGCGACGAGCGCGTCGGCCCCATCGCCGGCTGGCCCCCGCACACCAGTGTCGAGCACAGCGCCGAGATCATTCGCAGCGTGTTCAATCACCCCGAGGTGTATGCGCTGCAACTCAAGGACAACCAGCGGGCGGTGGGTTGCGTCGGCATTCTCATCGGCGCCAACAGCAACTTCGACATCAGTGAACAGGAAGGCGAAATCGCCTACTGGATCGGGGTGCCGTACTGGGGCCAGGGCCTGGTTCCGGAGGCGGTGCGCGAAGTAATGCGCCACGGCTTCGAAACCCTCAAGCTCAAGGCGTTGTGGTGCGGCTACTTTGCCAACAACAGCCAGTCGTTTGCTGCCCAATCGAAATGTGGCTTTCGCCATCACCACACCGAAGAGAACAAATACAACCCGTTCCTGCAGGACTATCGGACCGAACACATCAGCTGCATCACTTACCCGCAGTGGTTGCAACAGTACCAACCGGCAGGCCGCTGA
- a CDS encoding sigma-70 family RNA polymerase sigma factor: MSTPGCDTERHEHLQTLYQDYNGWLRGWLRKRLNNSADAADLAQDTFVRVLLARTSGTLLEPRRYLATIARGLVIDLYRRRSLEQAYLEALALRPEVHAPSAEARALIFDSLMAIDRMLDGLGARTRQIFLAVQLDGLTYEKTAERLGVSVTTVRKHLASALMHCLLLDEA; this comes from the coding sequence ATGTCCACACCAGGCTGTGATACAGAGCGCCATGAGCACCTGCAGACGCTTTACCAGGATTACAACGGCTGGCTGCGTGGCTGGTTGCGCAAGCGTCTGAACAACTCGGCCGATGCGGCGGACCTGGCCCAGGACACCTTCGTGCGCGTCCTGCTGGCGCGCACATCCGGCACCTTGCTCGAGCCTCGGCGCTACCTGGCGACCATTGCCCGTGGCCTGGTGATTGACCTCTACCGGCGCCGCAGCCTCGAACAAGCCTACCTTGAAGCCCTGGCGCTGCGCCCCGAGGTGCACGCGCCATCGGCCGAGGCGCGGGCCTTGATCTTCGACAGCCTGATGGCCATCGACCGCATGCTCGACGGGCTCGGTGCGCGCACCCGGCAGATCTTCCTTGCCGTGCAACTGGACGGGCTCACCTACGAGAAAACCGCCGAACGGCTCGGGGTCTCGGTGACGACGGTACGCAAACATCTGGCCAGTGCGCTGATGCACTGCCTGCTGCTGGATGAAGCATGA
- a CDS encoding FecR domain-containing protein, whose product MNSILAQAVDWYVRLHESTVSEATRSQWQAWLAADPQHAAAWKRIEQLQQRLTQAPSALASSTLERARQGRRATLKTFALLLGAGVLGWQGYQASPWRADYATRVGQRRSLSLADGSRLVLDTDTRVDVRFDQQQRLIILRQGEILVETAKDARPLSVQSDQGLILALGTRFTVRQGDGVTRVSVEAHAVEVRPRLATAQAVRVDAGHTLSFAADRVGPVQRAPAQASAWTRGLLVAIDWRLQDLLAELSRYRHGYLGCAADVADLRLSGTFLLDDSEAVLANLEASLPVQLRRVTRYWVRVESRTA is encoded by the coding sequence ATGAACAGCATTCTTGCCCAGGCGGTGGACTGGTATGTGCGCCTGCACGAGAGCACCGTCAGCGAAGCGACCCGCAGCCAATGGCAGGCCTGGCTGGCCGCCGACCCGCAACACGCCGCGGCCTGGAAGCGTATCGAACAGCTGCAGCAACGCCTGACCCAGGCGCCGAGCGCCCTCGCCTCCAGCACCCTCGAACGGGCCCGCCAAGGGCGACGGGCGACGCTGAAAACCTTCGCCCTGTTGCTCGGTGCCGGTGTGCTCGGCTGGCAGGGTTACCAGGCTTCGCCCTGGCGCGCGGACTACGCCACGCGGGTGGGGCAACGGCGTAGCCTGAGCCTCGCCGATGGCAGCCGGCTGGTGCTCGACACCGATACCCGGGTCGATGTGCGCTTCGATCAGCAGCAACGGTTGATCATCCTGCGCCAGGGCGAAATCCTCGTCGAAACCGCCAAGGACGCCCGCCCCCTGAGCGTGCAGAGTGACCAAGGCCTCATCCTCGCCCTGGGCACGCGCTTTACCGTGCGCCAAGGTGATGGCGTCACCCGGGTGAGCGTCGAGGCGCACGCCGTCGAGGTGCGTCCGCGCCTGGCAACCGCGCAAGCCGTGCGCGTTGATGCCGGGCACACATTGAGCTTCGCCGCCGACCGTGTTGGCCCCGTGCAGCGCGCGCCGGCACAGGCCTCGGCCTGGACCCGCGGCCTGCTGGTAGCGATCGACTGGCGGCTGCAGGACCTGCTCGCCGAGCTCTCGCGCTATCGCCATGGCTACCTGGGCTGCGCCGCCGATGTGGCCGATTTGCGCCTTTCCGGCACCTTTTTGCTGGATGACAGCGAGGCGGTGCTGGCCAACCTTGAGGCCTCCCTGCCAGTGCAACTGCGCCGGGTAACGCGCTACTGGGTGCGGGTGGAAAGCCGCACGGCCTGA
- a CDS encoding TonB-dependent receptor: MSFQPSFLGRSIHRAALALGLSGSLLALTPAWAKAQAYDIPAGSLSLALSQFAAANGVMITFSSEDTAGLSSPGLQGDFELDQGFARLLQGSGLRVVQAGDKRYVLAKADSSAAVELGATSINAAGLGATTEGSGSYTTGITSTATKLPLSLRETPQSISVVTRQRMDDQGLNDLTEVLKQTPGLSVQSLGSERFNIYARGYSVDNYQFDGIPTTLDIVSQVSAQSLADMAIYDRVEVLRGATGLMTGAGDPSATINMVRKRPTADFKGHFTAGLGSWDKYRTELDLSGPLTPTGNLRGRMVAAYQQNNSYVDHYSQEKQIFYGILEADLSDSTLLTVGADYQKNNPQGSSSVAFPLFYSNGQQTDFSRSTNSAARWSSNPQDVLNTFASLEHKLGYDWSLKVAVNQMYINRDDYKLATASWGFPDINTGAGVRLYGGAGSTWQKQTGVDVQAQGPFQLFGRQHELIVGYNFSRYENRHSPLRGTAIEGTSVNFYDWDNYTKQPNTSNGKLYDGDTSIYQNGTYIATRLRPTDALSIILGARASDYKYNYDMEYVLTPNSNRNTQYRESGVVTPYAGVVYDLNDIHSVYASYTSIYKPQSVRDASGATLEPREGDNYEIGLKSEFFGGRLNTSIAAYEIKQDNLAVIDPGQVIPGTTSAAYKAVSGATTRGFEIEANGELLPDWNLAASYNHSITEDADDQRINTEAPANMLKLWSTYRLPGDFNRLTVGGGANWQSGTHITVTPSTAMGTVKAKQQQFTVVNLMARYQLSEQLSATLNVNNLFDKKYISALDTTFFSGYYGEPRNVMLSTKYSF, encoded by the coding sequence ATGTCCTTCCAACCGTCTTTTCTCGGCCGCAGCATCCACCGCGCGGCGCTTGCCCTGGGCTTGTCCGGCTCGCTGCTGGCGCTGACGCCGGCCTGGGCCAAAGCGCAGGCCTACGACATCCCCGCCGGCAGCCTGTCGCTGGCGCTGAGCCAGTTCGCCGCAGCCAACGGTGTGATGATCACCTTCAGCTCCGAAGACACGGCCGGGCTGTCATCGCCGGGTTTGCAGGGCGATTTTGAACTGGACCAGGGCTTTGCCAGGCTGCTGCAAGGCAGTGGCTTGCGCGTGGTGCAGGCCGGCGACAAGCGCTACGTGCTGGCCAAGGCTGACAGCAGCGCCGCCGTGGAACTCGGCGCCACCAGCATCAACGCCGCCGGCCTGGGCGCCACCACTGAAGGCAGCGGCTCGTACACCACCGGCATCACCAGTACCGCCACCAAACTGCCGCTGTCGCTACGTGAAACACCGCAATCGATCAGCGTGGTCACCCGTCAACGCATGGACGATCAGGGCCTCAACGATCTTACCGAGGTGCTCAAGCAGACCCCAGGCCTGTCGGTGCAGAGCCTGGGCAGCGAACGCTTCAACATCTACGCGCGTGGCTACAGCGTCGACAATTACCAGTTCGACGGCATTCCCACCACACTCGACATTGTCAGCCAGGTCTCGGCGCAAAGCCTTGCCGACATGGCGATCTACGACCGCGTCGAAGTGCTGCGTGGCGCCACCGGCCTGATGACCGGTGCCGGCGACCCATCGGCGACCATCAACATGGTGCGCAAGCGCCCCACCGCCGACTTCAAGGGCCACTTCACGGCAGGCCTGGGCTCGTGGGACAAGTACCGCACCGAGCTCGACCTGTCCGGCCCGCTGACCCCGACCGGCAACCTGCGCGGGCGCATGGTCGCGGCCTATCAGCAGAACAACAGCTACGTCGACCACTACTCCCAGGAAAAGCAGATTTTCTACGGGATTCTCGAAGCGGACCTGAGCGACAGCACCCTGCTCACGGTCGGCGCCGACTACCAGAAAAACAACCCTCAAGGTTCGTCCTCGGTGGCCTTCCCGCTGTTCTACAGCAACGGCCAGCAAACCGATTTTTCGCGCTCGACCAACAGCGCCGCGCGCTGGAGCAGCAACCCCCAGGATGTCCTCAACACCTTCGCCAGCCTCGAACACAAGCTGGGTTACGACTGGAGCCTGAAGGTGGCCGTCAACCAGATGTACATCAACCGCGATGACTACAAGCTGGCCACCGCCAGTTGGGGCTTCCCCGACATCAACACCGGCGCCGGGGTGCGCCTGTACGGTGGCGCCGGCAGTACCTGGCAGAAGCAAACCGGCGTCGATGTTCAGGCCCAGGGGCCTTTCCAGTTGTTCGGCCGCCAGCATGAGCTGATCGTCGGCTACAACTTCTCCCGCTACGAAAACCGCCACTCGCCCCTGCGCGGCACCGCCATCGAAGGCACCTCGGTCAATTTCTACGACTGGGACAACTACACCAAACAGCCGAACACCAGCAACGGCAAGCTGTATGACGGCGACACCAGCATCTACCAGAACGGCACCTACATCGCCACGCGCCTGCGCCCGACCGACGCGCTGTCGATCATCCTTGGCGCCCGCGCCAGCGACTACAAGTACAACTACGACATGGAATACGTGCTGACCCCCAACAGCAACCGCAACACCCAGTACCGCGAGAGCGGCGTGGTCACGCCCTACGCCGGTGTGGTCTACGACCTCAACGACATTCACTCGGTGTATGCCAGCTACACCAGCATCTACAAGCCACAAAGCGTGCGCGACGCCAGCGGGGCGACCCTCGAGCCGCGCGAAGGCGACAACTATGAAATCGGCCTGAAGAGCGAGTTCTTCGGGGGTCGCCTGAACACCAGCATCGCGGCGTATGAAATCAAGCAGGACAACCTGGCGGTGATCGACCCCGGCCAGGTCATCCCCGGCACCACCTCGGCGGCCTACAAGGCCGTCAGCGGCGCCACCACCCGCGGCTTCGAGATCGAAGCCAACGGCGAGCTGCTGCCGGACTGGAACCTTGCCGCCAGCTACAACCACAGCATCACCGAAGACGCCGACGACCAGCGCATCAACACTGAAGCGCCGGCGAACATGCTCAAGCTGTGGAGCACCTACCGCCTGCCCGGCGACTTCAACCGCCTGACCGTCGGTGGCGGCGCCAACTGGCAGAGTGGCACCCACATCACCGTGACCCCGAGCACCGCGATGGGCACGGTTAAGGCCAAGCAACAGCAGTTCACCGTGGTCAACCTGATGGCCCGCTACCAACTGAGCGAGCAGCTTAGCGCCACCCTCAACGTCAACAACCTGTTCGACAAGAAGTACATCAGCGCCCTGGACACCACCTTCTTCAGCGGCTACTACGGCGAACCGCGCAATGTGATGCTCTCTACCAAGTACAGCTTCTGA
- a CDS encoding GNAT family N-acetyltransferase, with protein sequence MTAAHPVVSIRPVTQHDFKQWCAHWAQYQAFYKVDIGMPTTQTTWARFFDSREPVHCAVAADGEQVHGFVHFVFHRSTWGRNDFCYLEDLYVCPGVRGQLLGKQLIEYVQGQAREHHCDRLYWHTQESNHTAQRLYDWIAEKPGVIEYRMAL encoded by the coding sequence ATGACCGCAGCACATCCCGTTGTATCGATTCGCCCCGTCACGCAACACGACTTCAAGCAATGGTGCGCGCACTGGGCCCAGTATCAGGCGTTCTACAAGGTCGACATCGGCATGCCGACCACCCAGACCACCTGGGCGCGCTTCTTCGACAGCCGCGAACCCGTGCATTGCGCGGTGGCCGCTGACGGCGAACAGGTCCACGGCTTCGTTCATTTCGTCTTCCATCGCTCGACCTGGGGCCGCAATGACTTCTGCTACCTCGAAGACCTGTACGTCTGCCCCGGCGTGCGCGGCCAGCTGCTCGGCAAGCAGCTGATCGAGTACGTGCAAGGGCAAGCGCGGGAGCACCACTGCGACCGGCTGTACTGGCACACCCAGGAGTCCAATCACACCGCCCAACGGCTCTATGACTGGATTGCCGAAAAGCCTGGGGTTATCGAGTACCGAATGGCGTTGTAA